The Acipenser ruthenus chromosome 27, fAciRut3.2 maternal haplotype, whole genome shotgun sequence genome includes a window with the following:
- the LOC117962344 gene encoding ER membrane protein complex subunit 1-like produces the protein MAAAISCLIFLFVLVCLSAAVFEDQAGKFDWRQQYVGKVKFAYFDSQTQASRKLVVATEQNVIASLNSRNGDIFWRQVDKAGPEGHIDTVLVHGQDAVMVSGNGRLLRSWEITVGGLNWETVLDTGSFQCADFVGVQDSVKYVAVLKKTAISLHYLSNGHQKWVENLPDSETVQYEVVYSGGSGLVYVLGVVPHSHLTITAYNLEDGEIMKQVSVEALWLESLKPGCAVVGDGVLVCADPASRSLYTLKLEEEHEQEMRQVLLQSLDVEVSDGFQPHVLATQPSPARHPNAEFSLQLGPDHHILLQLGDDVITPLRDFQQALLVSFATTGEKTVAVVMSPKNETAYSINLFSADSGRRLLETSTTFNLDPNGGKPERLYVHAFLKKDDSVGYRVLVQTEDHALIFVQQPGRVLWIREEALAEVVTMEMVDLPLTGTQAELEGEFGKKADGLLGMVLKRLSSQLILLQSWTAHLWKMFCDARQPRSLVKNEVTIETLARDEFNLQKMMVMVTASGKLFGIESSFGTILWKHFLQKVQPSSSFKLVVQRTTAHFPHPPQCTLIIKDKDTGLSTLHVFNPIFGKRSHITPPSLGRPILQSLLLPLMDQDYAKVLLLIDNEYKVTAFPSAKRVLQQLQEMASLVFFYLVDADQGKLSGFRLRRDLTTELIWEVVIPTEVQRIVSVKGKRANEHVHSQGRVMGDRSVLYKYLNPNLLAVVTESSDSHPERSFVGMYLIDGVTGRIIHEAVQRKARGPVYFVHSENWVVYEYWNTKSRRNEFSVLELYEGTEQYNSTAFSSLDRPLTPQVLQQSYIFPSAISQLEATITEKGITSRHLLVGLPSGAILSLPKMFLDPRRPEVPSEQSREENLIPYAPEMPIRSEWFINYNQTVTRAKGIYTAPSGLESTCLVVAYGLDIYQTRVYPSKQFDVLNDDYDYMLISSVLFGLVFTTMISKRLAQVKLLNRAWR, from the exons ATGGCTGCTGCGATAAGTTGTTTAATCTTCCTCTTTGTGTTAGTTTGCCTGTCCGCGGCTGTCTTTGAGGATCAAGCGGGCAAATTCGACTG GAGGCAGCAGTATGTAGGGAAGGTCAAGTTTGCATATTTCGACTCGCAGACACAGGCTTCCAGAAAACTTGTGGTGGCCACAGAGCAGAACGTCATTGCTTCCCTCAATTCCAGGAATGGGGACATCT TCTGGAGACAGGTGGACAAGGCAGGACCAGAGGGGCACATTGACACTGTACTGGTCCACGGGCAAG ATGCAGTCATGGTGTCTGGGAACGGTCGTCTGCTTCGGTCCTGGGAGATCACCGTTGGGGGCTTGAACTGGGAGACAGTGCTGGACACAGGCAG TTTTCAGTGTGCTGATTTTGTCGGGGTGCAGGATTCAGTGAAGTACGTAGCTGTCCTGAAGAAAACTGCCATCTCCCTTCATTACCTCTCCAACGGGCATCAAAAATGGGTGGAGAATTTACCAGACAG CGAGACGGTTCAGTATGAGGTGGTTTACTCGGGAGGGAGTGGCTTGGTCTATGTGCTGGGCGTGGTCCCACACTCACACCTCACTATTACAGCCTACAATCTGGAGGATGGAGAGATCATGAAGCAG GTGTCAGTGGAAGCCCTCTGGCTGGAGAGCCTTAAGCCAGGCTGTGCTGTGGTCGGGGATGGGGTGCTGGTGTGTGCTGACCCAGCCAGCCGCTCCCTGTACACCCTGAAGCTGGAGGAGGAGCACGAGCAGGAGATGAGACAGGTGCTACTGCAG TCTCTGGATGTGGAGGTGTCTGATGGTTTCCAGCCTCATGTCTTGGCCACCCAGCCCAGCCCGGCTCGGCACCCCAATGCGGAGTTCTCCCTGCAGCTCGGCCCTGATCACCACATCCTGCTGCAGCTGGGGGACGACGTCATCACCCCTCTCCGGGACTTCCAGCAG GCTCTTCTGGTGTCTTTTGCTACAACTGGAGAGAAAACAGTGGCGGTCGTCATGTCGCCTAAAAATGAAACG GCCTACAGCATCAACCTCTTCTCAGCGGATTCAGGGCGGAGACTGCTGGAGACGTCCACCACCTTTAACCTAGACCCCAATGGTGGGAAGCCTGAGAGG CTCTACGTTCATGCGTTCCTGAAGAAAGATGATTCGGTTGGGTACAGGGTGTTGGTACAGACTGAGGACCATGCTCTGATCTTCGTACAGCAGCCAG GGAGGGTCCTGTGGATCCGGGAAGAGGCTCTGGCTGAGGTGGTTACCATGGAGATGGTGGATCTGCCGCTCACAGGAACACAGGCCGAACTGGAGGGGGAGTTTGGGAAAAAAGCAG ATGGCTTGCTGGGGATGGTGCTGAAGCGTCTCTCCTCCCAGCTCATCCTGCTGCAGTCCTGGACGGCGCACCTGTGGAAGATGTTCTGTGACGCCCGGCAGCCGCGCAGCCTGGTGAAGAACGAGGTCACCATCGAGACCCTGGCCCGGGATGAGTTCAACCTGCAGAAGATGATGGTCATGGTGACGGCCTCGGGGAAG CTCTTTGGGATTGAGAGCAGCTTTGGCACTATCCTCTGGAAACACTTCCTGCAGAAGGTGCAGCCCAGCTCCTCCTTCAAGCTGGTGGTGCAGAGAACGACAGCCCACTTCCCTCACCCTCCGCAGTGCACCCTGATCATCAAGGACAAG GACACTGGCTTGAGCACTCTCCATGTCTTCAACCCTATTTTTGGGAAGAGGAGCCACATCACCCCTCCCAGCTTGGGCCGGCCCATCCTGCAGTCCCTGCTGCTGCCCCTCATGGACCAGGACTACGCCAAGGTGCTGCTACTCATCGACAACGAGTACAAG GTCACGGCTTTCCCCTCCGCCAAGCGTGTCCTGCAGCAGCTCCAGGAGATGGCCTCCTTGGTCTTCTTCTACCTGGTGGACGCAGACCAGGGGAAGCTGTCTGGCTTCCGGCTCCGCAGG GACTTGACGACAGAGCTGATCTGGGAGGTGGTCATTCCCACGGAGGTGCAGAGGATCGTATCGGTGAAAGGAAAGAGAGCCAATGAGCACGTCCATTCCCAGGGGCGTGTGATGGGGGACCGCAGCGTGCTCTATAAG TACCTGAACCCGAACCTGCTGGCGGTGGTGACGGAGAGCAGCGACTCGCACCCGGAGCGCAGCTTCGTGGGGATGTACCTGATCGACGGGGTGACCGGGCGCATCATCCATGAGGCGGTGCAGAGGAAGGCACGCGGGCCCGTCTACTTCGTCCACTCTGAGAACTGGGTCGTG TATGAGTACTGGAACACCAAGTCCCGTCGGAACGAGTTCTCTGTACTGGAGCTGTATGAGGGGACAGAGCAGTACAACAGCACAGCCTTCAGCTCTCTGGACCGGCCCCTGACCCCTCAGGTCCTGCAGCAGTCCTACATCTTCCCCTCCGCCATCAGCCAGCTGGAGGCAACCATCACCGAGAAGGGCATCACCAGCCGGCACCTGCTGG TGGGATTGCCTTCCGGGGCCATACTGTCCCTGCCGAAGATGTTTCTGGATCCCAGACGGCCGGAGGTGCCTTCAGAGCAGAGCCG GGAGGAGAATCTGATTCCATATGCCCCAGAAATGCCAATCCGCTCCGAGTGGTTCATTAACTACAACCAGACTGTTACCCGAGCCAAGGGGATCTACACTGCCCCCTCTGGTCTGGAGTCCACATGTCTT GTGGTGGCGTACGGCCTGGATATTTATCAGACCCGGGTCTACCCCTCCAAGCAGTTCGACGTGCTGAACGATGATTACGACTACATGCTGATCAGCAGTGTCCTCTTCGGACTGGTCTTCACCACCATGATCAGCAAGAGGCTGGCTCAGGTCAAGCTGCTGAACCGTGCCTGGCGGTAA
- the LOC117963629 gene encoding mRNA turnover protein 4 homolog, whose product MPKSKRDKKITLTKTTKKGLESKQNLIEELRKCVDTYRHIFIFSVANMRNSRLKDIRTAWKHSRFFFGKNKVMMIALGKGHADEYKDNLHKVSKYLKGEVGLLFTNKTKEEVQEHFSQFKEMDFARSGNKASMAVTLDEGPLEQFPHSMEPQLRQLGLPTALKKGVVTLLSDHVVCKEGDVLTPEQARILKLFGIKMAEFKVLVNCMWIAESGEFEKMSEEGAEEEEEEMDDTEEEDD is encoded by the exons ATGCCGAAATCAAAGAGGGACAAGAAAA tCACTTTAACTAAAACCACCAAGAAAGGGTTAGAATCCAAACAGAACTTAATTGAAGAG CTACGGAAATGTGTGGACACATACAGACACATCTTCATCTTCTCTGTTGCGAACATGAGGAATAGCAGATTAAAAGATATAAGGACAGCATGGAAACACAGCAG GTTCTTCTTTGGGAAAAACAAAGTCATGATGATTGCCTTAGGAAAGGGCCATGCTGACGAGTACAAGGACAATCTACACAAG gtCAGCAAGTATCTAAAAGGTGAAGTGGGTCTGCTGTTCACCAACAAAACAAAGGAGGAGGTCCAGGA GCACTTCAGCCAGTTTAAGGAGATGGACTTCGCCCGGTCTGGGAACAAGGCCAGCATGGCAGTGACTCTGGATGAAGGGCCCCTAGAGCAGTTTCCTCACTCCATGGAGCCACAGCTCAGGCAGCTGGGACTGCCCACGGCGCTGAAGAAAG GGGTGGTGACGCTGTTGTCAGATCACGTGGTGTGTAAGGAAGGGGATGTTCTGACTCCTGAACAGGCTCGGATTCTG AAACTCTTTGGGATCAAGATGGCTGAGTTCAAGGTCTTGGTAAACTGCATGTGGATCGCGGAGTCTGGGGAGTTTGAGAAGATGAGCGAGGAGGGAgctgaagaagaggaggaggaaatgGATGACACAGAGGAGGAAGACGATTAA
- the akr7a3 gene encoding aflatoxin B1 aldehyde reductase member 3, translating to MLCSAGTALCVFHRRLLSPRLVPLSLRTMSSPGSTQSKVPVTLLGSMAFGGRADADTSAAMVRAFLERGHDEVDTAYMYVDGQSETVIGGMGLPKTVKIATKANPWDGKTLKPESVRSQLDTSLKRLQAQSVDIFYLHAPDHENPIEDTLRACHELHREGKFKELGLSNYACWEVAEIYCICKHNGWIRPTVYQGMYNATTRQVETELLPCLRYYGMRFYAYNPLAGGLLTGKYKFEDKDNSQPSGRFFGNDWAKAYQARYWKQHHFQGIDLVQNALQAAYGSSKPTMTSAALRWLYHHSQLQGERGDGVILGMSTMEQLKQNLAAVEEEPLLPSVVEAFRQAWDLVAHECPNYFR from the exons ATGCTGTGCTCTGCAGGAACCGCTCTCTGCGTGTTTCACAGGAGACTTTTATCACCCAGACTCGTACCTCTCAGCCTCCGCACCATGTCGTCTCCCGGTTCGACCCAGTCGAAAGTCCCAGTGACTTTACTGGGAAGCATGGCTTTCGGGGGGCGCGCAGACGCGGATACTAGCGCTGCCATGGTGCGCGCTTTCTTAGAGCGTGGACACGACGAAGTGGACACCGCGTACATGTACGTGGACGGACAGTCAGAGACCGTCATCGGGGGAATGGGATTACCCAAGACAG TTAAAATCGCCACCAAGGCCAATCCCTGGGACGGCAAGACGCTGAAGCCAGAGAGCGTCCGCTCTCAGCTGGACACCTCTCTGAAGAGACTGCAGGCCCAGAGTGTCGATATCTTCTACCTCCACGCTCCTGACCACGAGAACCCCATCGAGGACACGCTGCGAGCCTGCCACGAGCTGCACAGGGAG GGCAAGTTCAAAGAGCTTGGCCTGTCCAACTACGCCTGCTGGGAAGTGGCTGAAATTTATTGCATCTGTAAACACAACGGCTGGATTCGGCCCACCGTTTACCAG GGAATGTACAACGCCACCACTCGTCAGGTTGAGACAGAGCTGCTGCCTTGTCTGAGATACTACGGAATGAGGTTCTACGCCTATAACCCTCTGGCAG gTGGGTTACTGACTGGGAAATACAAATTTGAAGATAAGGACAACTCGCAGCCGTCTGGCAGATTTTTTGGAAACGACTGGGCTAAAGCATACCAGGCGAG GTACTGGAAGCAGCACCATTTCCAGGGAATAGATCTTGTGCAGAATGCTTTGCAGGCAGCTTACGGGTCCAGCAAGCCCACGATGACCTCCGCAGCCCTGCGCTGGCTGTACCATCACTCCCAACTTCAG GGCGAGCGTGGGGACGGTGTGATCCTGGGCATGTCTACCATGGAGCAGCTGAAGCAGAACCTGGCCGCGGTGGAGGAGGAGCCGCTGCTGCCCAGCGTGGTGGAAGCCTTTAGGCAGGCCTGGGACCTGGTGGCACATGAATGCCCCAACTACTTCCGCTAG